The DNA sequence ATTATGTAAAATATACTATTACATTTTTTTAGTTAGTTCAGTTATATtctatcaataattaaatttatttttaagtataatttaattccattattaattttagaataattatGAGAAGCAGTTAATAAAAACTTGATTCCATTTGAACAAACCAAATGTtgactaataataataaaacaataatattttcagattaaaaattaaaataaaacaaaaataattagtAGAAGAGTGTAAtcatagaaaataataatagttttaCTATTTGACAAAGCAGAGAAGTCTTAATTATACGTGTAACCCCGTGAGAGATGAGAATAATCCTGTGACGCGCTTTTACAGAGCGTGTCATACTTCACATAAATTACCAGCAAAGGAAGGAACAATCGTCGCGTCTCTCATTTCTTCTAGTATTCTTCTCGTTCAATCCAAAAAGCAATCAGAGGAATCTAATGGCATCACGAGACAAGAAACCAGCCAAGCCATCCAGCAGTCGTGCTGGCGGTATACGTACTCTCTCCGATCTCAACAGACACTCCGGCCCCGATTCCGACAGCGACGATGATGCTCCTCAAGAGTACTACACCGGTGGTGAGAAGAGGTCTCTACTTCTTCTTTTTATACTCTAAATTTCCTTTTCCTGTTTTATCTATCCGCTCCTTTGGTTGGATAgctctaatttaataatttgttcTATTTATATTCTGTTGTTTGGTTCGGCAAGAGTATTGAGGGAAAGGGAAAGAGCAGGGAAGGGAAAGACACAGGCGAGAGATTGCCGGGCGCGATGGGATCGATTTTCTTGACCTTTGAATGGTTTAGTGTCGATGAAATTTAGGGATATTGATGGTTGTTGCCTTGAATTGAACGGTGAACAGTTTTGAACTTAATTTTGAAATTGTGGATGCAATATTCCTAGGCCCGCCAGTGTCGTTGTGGACTGCTGAAGTTACTTTGCAGGTTGGAGGAACTAGCGTTTGGGAAGGTGGAGAGGTGAGTTGAGCATGAGTACTTGGGTAGCTTTGAATTATATGGTATGGCGTCGGTTGGGTGGATTCATTTTATCTCTAATAGTGATGGAAAATGGAAGTTCCACACTTTTGAAGAAGTGGATTTAGAAAGGTAGATATGGTGGGTAACCTCTTAAGATGATGGATGCTTGGAGATAGTGATCATGTATGCACTGGTCCAGAAACCAGTTTGGAATGGGACCTATGGTATTATGTAAAGGTGCTTTGAGGTCTAGGAAACTAAGATTAGCTATTGTTTCTGCCTTGTTTGCTTTATATTTATTCTTAATTACTAAAGTTCTAGATGAAGtccttatatttatattttgacatTAATTTTATCTCTAATATAAGGGGATATTCTCAGTTTGGGCAGTTCTATTAAAACACAAGCTTGCGATTCTACATTTAATTATGACAAGGAATTCATGCTTGATCTTTAATTCATGTAGTTATTCTATCAGTTATTGGCTAAAGTTAAAATTGTCTGTCCAATGCATTTGTTTCCAACTCTGAAAGATGAGATGATTATACTTTTTGCTTTATATGGCTCTTTTCCAGTGCATGAATTTCAGAAGTTGTGAAGCATCTATTAGAAGGCGGTAATAGATAATGGGTGGAAGCATGTTTTTACAGATGATGTGTGGAACAGTGCCTTTAGCATTAACTTCAGTTTCGCAATTTTTCTGAGTCACAAATGTAAAAGTATTGAGTTCACTTGCAGCACCCGATATTCATGCCTTTTATTGTTGCATTTAGATGATTGGATGCAAaacttttccttattcaaattctatcttctaatttatttatttaacttgaTGATTTTGACCCTTTTTTTTCATGCATTCAGTGTTCTTAAGAAGCTTATTTGTTAGTGCTGACATTTGTGACTGCAGTGGTATGCTTGTGCAAGATCCTTCAAAAGGTAATGATGTGGATGCAATTTTCAATCAAGCTAGGCAACTGGGAGCTGTTGAAGGTCCTCTTGATCAGTTCCATCCATCTTCAAGCTCAAGAAGCTTTACTGGAACTGGTAGATTACTATCAGGGGAAACTGTGCCATCTGCTCCTCAGCAACCTGAGGCTGTGGTTCACAATATTGTATTCTGGACCAATGGTTTCACTGTAAATGATGGCCCTGTGAGGAGGTTGGATGATCCAGAAAATGCATCTTTCTTAGAGGTAGAACAATTTAAGTTTCTgtgagataaaataaaatatttcttaagGGGGAAAAAGGCATAATTGGACCTGTGTGTTGGAGGTAGGCAACTTCTGtttgtttttattaatttttttttaattaacttcTGCTGTCACTTGTTAGCAGTTAGCAGGCTGAGAAATGTAAAGCATTAGAGAGGCATCGTGGTTCCTTGAcatttcctctttttttttttcccagttTAGCCATGAGTCTTATTATCTAGGAATTATCTGCATCTTCTATGTTTTACTGGATAGACTGCATAACTTACACATAAGGGATGGGTTGCATTGCTTTATTACCTATGTTTTTGTTTCCCCCATCCTTTATTTTCTTCAATGTACTGTTAATTGTaatattgtgattttttttcgGTTGCTTACCCGTTGCAGAGCATCAGAAAATCTGAGTGCCCAAAGGAGCTTGAGCCTGCAGATAGAAGGTCCTCAGTTCATGTCAATCTGATTAGAAGGGATGAACAGTATCCAGTAAGTCTCTCTTATAGTTAATTTGTTTTGTTGCATTTTGTGCCATGAAAACTcccaaaaaagagagagagaagagaagagaagatatACAGCGAAAGAAGAAATAATGAGAAAGGAAGACAGAACTAGAGATGAGGAGCTTTAAAACAAGTAGTAAATCGTTATTGATTTCAGGTCTGCCTCACTGTTACAGATGTGCTCTGTTATATACTCTCTAGCTAGAATTACTGTCTTTGACTTTCCCATAACTATCTGTTACAAGACTACAACCAGTTAACTACTAATTTTCCTCCAGAACTATCCTCTTTGCTCCAATTCTCTATTTAGTTCTTCCAGCTCAGTTCACTCAATTAGCCCTCTGCCCTCTATCTATTTATGTGGCATGTTTCtatcaaaattatatattattttttacatatgGAATCTCAGAGAACCCATTCAAGTGTAGAATAGGTTCACCAAGTCATCATTCTAGTTGACGGCTATTTTTTATGTGAATGCATGTGTGCTGCTTAACATTTTGAAGGACGTTGCTATTTTGAACTGTATCAATATCATTAATTGTTTTCTGGCAGGAACCAGAGAAGCAGCGGCATGTTCCATTTCAAGGTGTTGGAAGAACTCTAGGTAGCAGCAGTACTCCAGCAGCAACTGAACCAACTGTTGATTCAGCTCCTTTGAACACTGCCCCAACCCCATCCAGTGGCCTGGTTGTGGATGAAACACTGCCATCAACTTCTGTTCAGCTTAGGTTGGCAGATGGGACACGCATGATTACCCACTTCAATTACCACCACACTGTGAATGACATTCGAGCTTTCATTAATGCATCTAGACCTGGAGGCGCTCAGAATTATCAACTGCAGCTGATGGGATTTCCTCCCAAGGTTCTTACAGATCCAAATCAAACAATAGAGCAAGCAGGGCTTGCCAATTCAGTGGTTATTCAGAAATTCTAGCCAAGCTGGATGGAGGGTCGCATGTTTTCTTTAGTCATTACTCAGCTGCTTATTGTAACAAGCAAACAAATTCTATGGACATGTGGAACTCATTCTCCATTTCCTATATATGAAAAGAGGATTTCGGTGGCCGGTTGAATGGTTATTGTTAGTCAATTTTGTGACTTAAAATGCACTTTTTGCACGTTGTATTGCCTAAATTGTATCTGTATGTACCTATTTAGCATCCTTGATGTTTTGCTGCTGGAAGTAGGCTGACTGCCTCGCAACCCTCGATTCTTGCATGAAGTACTCGGCTAGAAATTATATTTGCATGAATGATTGCAGGCCTTTGTGTTATGGTATAAATGTTTCTTTACTTTggaaaaatattaattgttgTAAAGTTCATTCCAAGGTTAAACTGCCCAGTTCGTGGGGGTAGGTTTAGCTGTTTGTTGATAATAAGAATAATAGTTGGCTTCTCCATTATTTTTTACTGCACAAACAAGAAAATTTGAAGATTTAGCATAACATATTAGGAGGGAAGGGATTATCACAAGCACACTGAGCGTGAAAAATGGGGTGGTGACCGGTGAGTTGAGGCTTTTTATGGAGTTTAATCAAAAGGGCCTCATCTTTTGAAATAAAGGAAAGGGTAATTTGATATGGCAAAACCCTTAATTTAACAACTGCATTTCCAATGAGAAAAACGTTCTCTGGATTTCATTTTGTattgtttaaaataatttagtcctccattaaataatttaatcttttaaattttacttttatagtttcaatatttataataatttaatctttttaattcaattaactttaataatttatggtTGATTAATAGTACAGTTACTTtgcaaacaaaacaaaaatttagaattttgttactaaaattttaggaattcaattatttattattaaaaaatatgaattaagTTGTGGGTTGATTAGGTTACAAAGATTATATCGTAAATtactaaaagaaaaagagagagactTTAGCCAAAATGTCCTCAACTATGTCAACGTCCAGATCTTATTATAATGGGTACCAGCTGCAGGAATATTTTCCATTTATATATTAGATATCTTATATCTTCCTGACACAGaagttcatatatatatatatatatatataatatatgttGAGCAAATTGGCACAAAGACCACAGTTAAACAACGACGAAGTTAATGCAGCAGCTGAGCTTCAGTGTTTCTTCGTCGAAGGTAATCTCTTTTCTGGCCCCTTGCAGCTTCAACAACAACCTTCACTGTGATACCAAATATACAACACCCTATTTAATGCAATATAAATAGTTATCTTGCGGGGCTCTTATCACAATAAATAACTTGTCTTTCATATATATTGATATCAGTAAGACCCACTAATGTCTAAGATCAATACACGCTCCATCTGGGTATGTGAGAATAAGAGATATTTAATGAGAGAAGTAAATGTTATGGGTTTAAAATGTTTAAGGAAGTTTTGAGAATGTGGAGGAGTGAGATCGAATACAAAGGAAGAGTCAAGTTGTGTAAAATGATTATAGCCCTTACATTCTCTCAGGGTATAATTGCTAAATCTCTTATCAagttattttgttatatttgaTAGAGGATCCTCAATTGGCTTACTTAATATTTAACCAACTAAGTTCATTTGTTTTTTCCTAAAACATATTATATGTAGACATAAAACCGCATGtgtaattaaaatatcatataactaaatttgatattatttagTTAACTATCTAAGTGttctcatttttttctttattcgaCACTCTAATAAACTCaacgttttaatttaattagagtAATGATATTTAATCCTACATTTACTATCGAGAActattaactttaattttaaggtGTCACTTCcactatataaaaatataattaacatgATTTTATAATCCTTATTAacatatttgaattcaaaaataatatttttttgtatagaaaattttagatgagtttcaatttaaaaactttataattattaGAGCATGTTACGgtataatctttaaaatttaataaaatctataatttagCCTCTATATTTAatcatgaatttttattttattaacgaaataattattttgttaattttactgTTAATCTATTCTTAATTgaaaaagttaatttaaattaaaagtattaaattgttataaatattaaaactataacaACTAAActgatataaattattaaaattaaaaggattaatctatttaaaaagtaaaattaaaaaactaattattatagtttaacattgaattttaatagaaaaattattttattaatataataaaaaatttaaaaattaaattatagattttactaaattttgaaattgtattataaattaccctaattattattattaatccatAGATTGTTATAAGTGAAATATTtatacaataaattaaattttatggatATATATTAATGCTTATA is a window from the Manihot esculenta cultivar AM560-2 chromosome 16, M.esculenta_v8, whole genome shotgun sequence genome containing:
- the LOC110603839 gene encoding plant UBX domain-containing protein 4, with protein sequence MASRDKKPAKPSSSRAGGIRTLSDLNRHSGPDSDSDDDAPQEYYTGGEKSGMLVQDPSKGNDVDAIFNQARQLGAVEGPLDQFHPSSSSRSFTGTGRLLSGETVPSAPQQPEAVVHNIVFWTNGFTVNDGPVRRLDDPENASFLESIRKSECPKELEPADRRSSVHVNLIRRDEQYPEPEKQRHVPFQGVGRTLGSSSTPAATEPTVDSAPLNTAPTPSSGLVVDETLPSTSVQLRLADGTRMITHFNYHHTVNDIRAFINASRPGGAQNYQLQLMGFPPKVLTDPNQTIEQAGLANSVVIQKF